In a genomic window of Sarcophilus harrisii chromosome 4, mSarHar1.11, whole genome shotgun sequence:
- the KIAA0040 gene encoding uncharacterized protein KIAA0040 homolog, translated as MEKISSFFSNLWSLIYTKHEQGIFNTICLGILLGLPVLVLLALLFVCCHCCWSRSGKNSGQSERNKKKKKKKKGEEDLWISAQPKLLQLEKRPSLPV; from the coding sequence ATGGAGAAAATCAGCTCTTTCTTCAGCAACCTCTGGAGCCTCATCTATACCAAACATGAGCAGGGCATCTTTAACACCATATGTCTGGGAATACTCCTGGGCCTCCCTGTCCTGGTCCTTTTAGCCCTCCTTTTCGTATGCTGTCATTGCTGCTGGAGTAGGTCAGGCAAGAACAGTGGGCAGTCAGAaaggaacaagaagaagaagaagaaaaagaagggtgAAGAGGATTTATGGATCTCAGCCCAACCGAAGCTTCTTCAACTGGAGAAGAGGCCATCATTACCCGTCTAG